The Bradyrhizobium sp. WBAH42 genome includes a window with the following:
- a CDS encoding MFS transporter, translating into MSQRQLPIILALGTTQTLAWASSYYLPALLADPMGRDLGVSSNWIFGAFSAALVISAMLGPRIGRQIDLVGGRQVLSASNLTIAAGLVLLGLSQSVTVMAIAWLVLGIGMAMGLYDAAFAALGRIYGTEARRSITGITLMAGFASTVGWPLTAWGLAHIGWRETCFAWAAANILIGLPLNFFMLPAIKGAKQAAATAEKPHVPLDRTMILLAFIFAAVWTVTGAMAAHFPRILETTGATPAEAIAAGALIGPAQVGARMLEAGFLSRFHPLWSTRLACLTHPVGAVIVAIFGGAAASAFALFHGSGNGILTIARGTLPLSIFGPKDFGYRLGIIGAPARMAQAVAPLAFGLLIDLMGAKVLIVSSALSLSALAALFLIRAGRRPD; encoded by the coding sequence ATGAGCCAGCGCCAGCTTCCGATCATCCTGGCGCTCGGCACCACGCAGACCCTGGCCTGGGCCTCCAGCTATTATCTGCCGGCGCTGCTCGCCGACCCCATGGGGCGCGATCTCGGTGTCTCCTCCAACTGGATCTTCGGCGCGTTCTCGGCCGCGCTGGTGATCTCCGCGATGCTCGGCCCGCGCATCGGACGGCAGATCGATCTCGTCGGCGGCCGTCAGGTGCTGTCGGCCTCCAACCTGACCATTGCCGCCGGCCTCGTGCTGCTCGGCCTCTCGCAGTCCGTGACGGTGATGGCGATCGCCTGGCTGGTGCTCGGCATCGGCATGGCGATGGGCCTCTACGATGCCGCCTTCGCCGCTCTGGGGCGCATCTACGGCACCGAGGCGCGCCGGTCGATCACCGGCATCACGCTGATGGCGGGCTTCGCCTCCACCGTCGGCTGGCCGCTCACCGCCTGGGGCCTCGCCCATATCGGCTGGCGCGAGACCTGTTTTGCCTGGGCCGCTGCCAACATTCTGATCGGCCTGCCGCTCAACTTCTTCATGCTGCCGGCGATCAAGGGCGCCAAGCAGGCGGCGGCCACGGCCGAGAAGCCGCATGTGCCGCTCGACCGCACCATGATCTTGCTTGCCTTCATCTTCGCGGCGGTCTGGACCGTCACCGGCGCGATGGCCGCGCATTTCCCGCGCATCCTGGAGACGACGGGGGCCACGCCGGCCGAGGCGATCGCGGCCGGCGCATTGATCGGCCCGGCGCAAGTCGGTGCCCGCATGCTGGAAGCCGGCTTTCTCAGCCGCTTCCATCCGCTGTGGTCGACGCGGCTCGCCTGCCTCACCCACCCGGTCGGTGCCGTGATCGTCGCGATCTTCGGCGGCGCTGCGGCGAGCGCGTTCGCGTTGTTCCACGGCTCCGGCAACGGCATTCTGACCATCGCGCGCGGCACGCTGCCGCTGTCGATCTTCGGCCCGAAGGATTTCGGCTACCGCCTCGGCATCATCGGCGCACCGGCACGGATGGCGCAGGCGGTGGCGCCGCTCGCCTTCGGCCTGCTCATCGACCTCATGGGCGCCAAGGTGCTGATCGTCTCATCCGCGCTCAGCCTCTCAGCACTGGCAGCGCTGTTCCTGATCCGCGCCGGCCGGCGGCCGGATTGA
- a CDS encoding DMT family transporter — MGEWLGVAIALVSSSLGGTAAAITRYLVGGADPVLLAILRWGIGFLCLLPCALLLRVRWPQRSDWPAVMLLGICFFGLFFILYNIAVSYTTAARASLALATLPLHTMVVGAILGVEQLTVRKMTGVGIAVLGVAAALAAGLAQSPPGAWRGELIMTAAVFCMAFYNVLSRPLMQRSSALGFLTVGMGSGAAVLVLAGFVKGSFAALDHFTTGQWMAGIYLGAGGGALAFILWVMALARATPTRVANTMTVNPIAATVLAALLIGEPITANLLIGLVAVFAGIWIATSEAKPA, encoded by the coding sequence GTGGGGGAGTGGCTCGGGGTTGCGATCGCGCTTGTCTCGAGCAGCTTAGGGGGCACCGCGGCGGCGATCACCCGCTATCTCGTCGGCGGGGCCGATCCGGTTCTGCTGGCGATCCTGCGCTGGGGGATCGGCTTCCTCTGCCTGCTGCCATGCGCGCTGCTGCTTCGCGTGCGCTGGCCGCAGCGATCCGACTGGCCGGCAGTCATGCTGCTCGGCATCTGCTTCTTCGGCCTGTTCTTCATCCTCTACAATATCGCGGTGTCCTACACGACGGCGGCGCGCGCAAGTCTCGCGCTGGCGACGCTGCCGCTCCACACCATGGTGGTTGGCGCAATCCTCGGCGTGGAGCAATTGACGGTGCGGAAGATGACGGGCGTGGGCATCGCCGTGCTCGGCGTCGCGGCGGCGCTCGCCGCGGGCCTCGCGCAAAGTCCGCCGGGCGCGTGGCGCGGCGAGCTGATCATGACCGCGGCCGTGTTCTGCATGGCGTTCTACAATGTACTGTCGCGCCCTTTGATGCAGCGTTCCAGCGCGCTCGGCTTCCTCACGGTCGGCATGGGCTCGGGCGCTGCGGTGCTGGTGCTAGCGGGTTTCGTGAAGGGCAGCTTTGCGGCGCTCGATCATTTCACCACGGGGCAGTGGATGGCCGGCATCTATCTCGGCGCCGGCGGCGGCGCGCTCGCCTTCATCCTCTGGGTCATGGCGCTGGCGCGGGCGACGCCGACCCGGGTCGCCAACACCATGACGGTCAATCCGATCGCCGCCACAGTGCTGGCCGCGCTGCTGATCGGCGAGCCGATCACGGCAAACCTCTTGATCGGGCTGGTTGCGGTGTTCGCGGGGATCTGGATTGCGACCAGCGAAGCGAAGCCGGCCTAG
- a CDS encoding N-acyl homoserine lactonase family protein, with protein MMRMTRLALAMAALALSNPAALAQSDKTGVEKLYVLNCGEGTAGDISRWTPGLNEGKAMDFVDTCYLIKHAKGWFLWDTGIADAVAAMPNGLVPADPKAVTWRRPKTLAAQLEQLGIKPDDVKAMAVSHTHPDHTGNVELFPQAVLYVQKAEYDWPGANNTPRFKPSHPAELLTGDKDVFGDGSVTILSTPGHTPGHQSLLVKLPKTGAVVLSGDAVHFRDNWDNRRVPSMNVDKDQSAASMQKIADTLAKEKAQLWINHDKAQRDSQKMAPEFYD; from the coding sequence ATGATGCGCATGACCAGGCTCGCTCTTGCCATGGCTGCACTGGCGCTATCAAACCCTGCGGCGCTGGCGCAATCGGACAAGACCGGCGTCGAGAAACTCTACGTGCTCAATTGCGGGGAGGGCACCGCGGGTGACATCTCGCGCTGGACGCCCGGCCTGAACGAAGGCAAGGCGATGGACTTCGTCGACACCTGCTATCTGATCAAGCACGCCAAGGGCTGGTTCCTGTGGGACACCGGCATCGCCGATGCCGTCGCGGCCATGCCGAACGGCCTGGTACCGGCCGATCCCAAGGCCGTCACCTGGCGCCGGCCGAAGACCCTTGCAGCCCAGCTCGAGCAGCTCGGCATCAAGCCCGACGACGTCAAGGCCATGGCGGTCTCGCACACGCATCCCGACCATACCGGCAATGTCGAGCTGTTCCCGCAGGCTGTGCTCTACGTACAGAAGGCGGAATATGATTGGCCCGGCGCCAACAACACGCCGCGCTTCAAGCCCTCGCACCCGGCCGAGCTGCTCACGGGCGACAAGGATGTCTTTGGCGACGGCAGCGTGACCATCCTGTCGACGCCCGGCCACACTCCCGGGCACCAGTCGCTATTGGTGAAATTGCCGAAGACCGGCGCGGTGGTGCTGTCGGGCGATGCCGTGCATTTCAGGGATAATTGGGACAACCGCCGCGTGCCCAGCATGAACGTCGACAAGGACCAGAGCGCGGCCTCGATGCAGAAGATCGCCGACACGCTGGCCAAGGAGAAGGCGCAGCTCTGGATCAACCACGACAAGGCCCAGCGCGACAGCCAGAAGATGGCGCCGGAGTTTTACGACTAG
- the dmeF gene encoding CDF family Co(II)/Ni(II) efflux transporter DmeF has product MHSHSIEQWTHDHAFLGEKHDENERRTWFVVVLTLVMMVGEIVAGSLFGSMALLADGWHMGTHAAALGIAAFAYRFARRHLGNAHFTFGTGKFGDLAAFASAIILGLIAVEIAYESVLRLINPVPIVYGEAIAVAALGLCVNLASVWLLRDSHDHHHHGHGHAHDDHDDHGHDHDHHHHHHHHDNNLRAAYVHVMTDAATSVLAIAALAVAMYSGWVWADPAVGLIGSIVIGSWAFGLIKSSGAVLLDARADEKLERVIRARMEVGEDRVTDLHLWQVGPGHCAVLLSVVSDKPKQPAIYKRRLAGLKGLSHVTVEVETCPH; this is encoded by the coding sequence ATGCATTCCCATTCCATCGAACAATGGACCCATGACCACGCCTTCCTGGGCGAGAAGCACGACGAGAACGAGCGGCGCACCTGGTTCGTGGTGGTGCTGACGTTGGTCATGATGGTCGGCGAGATCGTCGCCGGCTCGCTGTTCGGTTCGATGGCGCTGCTCGCCGACGGCTGGCACATGGGCACGCATGCGGCGGCGCTCGGCATTGCCGCCTTCGCCTATCGCTTCGCGCGGCGGCATCTGGGCAATGCGCATTTCACCTTCGGCACCGGCAAGTTCGGCGATCTTGCCGCCTTCGCCAGCGCGATCATCCTGGGCCTGATCGCGGTCGAGATCGCCTACGAGAGCGTGCTGCGGCTGATCAACCCGGTGCCGATCGTCTATGGTGAGGCGATCGCGGTGGCCGCTCTCGGGCTGTGCGTCAACCTCGCCAGTGTTTGGCTGCTGCGCGACAGCCACGATCATCACCATCACGGTCATGGCCATGCGCATGATGACCACGACGATCATGGCCACGACCATGATCACCACCATCATCATCATCACCACGACAACAATCTCCGCGCGGCTTACGTCCATGTCATGACGGATGCCGCAACGTCCGTGCTGGCGATCGCTGCGCTTGCCGTCGCCATGTATTCGGGCTGGGTCTGGGCCGATCCGGCGGTGGGCCTGATCGGCAGCATTGTGATCGGAAGCTGGGCATTCGGCCTGATCAAGTCATCCGGTGCGGTGCTGCTCGACGCGCGCGCCGACGAGAAGCTGGAGCGGGTGATCCGCGCCCGCATGGAGGTCGGCGAGGATCGCGTCACCGACCTGCATCTCTGGCAGGTCGGACCCGGCCACTGCGCCGTGCTGCTCTCGGTCGTGTCGGACAAGCCGAAGCAGCCGGCCATCTACAAGCGGCGGCTGGCGGGGTTGAAGGGACTCAGCCACGTCACGGTCGAGGTCGAGACCTGTCCGCATTGA
- a CDS encoding chromate resistance protein ChrB domain-containing protein: protein MSTFTTISSDKMARLIGTANAPVLIDVRTEQDFAADRRLIPGSLKLSHDNVTDWGGAFAGRRAVVSCLRGEKLAQGTAAWLRQLGAQAETLEGGFEGWKAAKLPLVDARKLPPRDAKGRTVWVTRARPKVDRIACPWLIRRFVDPGAVFLYVAPSEVVAVGERFGAAPFDIENVFWSHRGELCTFDVMIEEFGIATPPLLRLATLVRGADTARPDLAPEAPGLLAASLGLSRMYDDDLEQLEAGMLLYDAFYRWCRDATTETHNWPTNKVKA, encoded by the coding sequence ATGTCTACATTCACGACCATATCATCCGACAAAATGGCACGCCTGATCGGCACGGCGAACGCGCCTGTTCTGATCGATGTGCGCACCGAGCAGGATTTTGCCGCCGACCGGCGGCTGATTCCCGGCTCCCTCAAGCTCAGCCACGACAACGTGACGGACTGGGGCGGCGCCTTCGCCGGCCGCCGCGCCGTGGTCTCCTGCCTCCGCGGCGAGAAGCTCGCGCAAGGCACCGCGGCCTGGTTGCGCCAGCTCGGCGCGCAGGCCGAGACGCTGGAGGGCGGCTTCGAGGGCTGGAAGGCCGCCAAGCTGCCGCTGGTCGACGCCCGCAAGCTGCCGCCGCGCGATGCCAAGGGGCGCACCGTCTGGGTGACGCGGGCGCGGCCGAAAGTCGACCGCATCGCCTGCCCGTGGCTGATCCGCCGCTTCGTCGATCCGGGCGCAGTGTTCCTCTATGTCGCGCCGTCCGAGGTGGTCGCCGTCGGCGAGCGCTTTGGCGCAGCGCCCTTCGACATCGAGAACGTGTTCTGGAGCCACCGCGGCGAGCTCTGCACCTTCGACGTGATGATCGAGGAGTTCGGCATCGCGACGCCGCCCCTGCTGCGCCTCGCGACGCTGGTGCGCGGCGCCGACACCGCGCGACCCGACCTGGCGCCAGAGGCGCCCGGCCTGCTCGCAGCCTCGCTCGGGCTGTCGCGCATGTATGACGACGACCTCGAGCAGCTCGAGGCCGGCATGCTGCTCTATGATGCCTTCTACCGCTGGTGCCGCGACGCCACCACCGAGACGCACAACTGGCCGACCAACAAGGTGAAGGCGTAA
- the chrA gene encoding chromate efflux transporter codes for MDVRADQTGADAGHGISFNEAFRVWLRVACLSFGGPAGQIAVMHRILVEEKKWISEGRFLHALNYCMLLPGPEAQQLATYVGWLMHRTAGGLMAGGLFILPGIIAIMGLSYIYAAFGNVSFVEALFFGLKAAVLAIVVEAVVRVGKRALKNRIMVALAAAAFVAIFFFAVPFPIIIIAAGLIGYAGARSGRPEFAPAGHGHGGSGAAIDSMLGEAAPDHIRPNTARTIRVGAVWLALWLVPVIALLVAFGQANVFSQIALFFSKMALVTFGGAYAVLAYVAQQAVEHYHWLKPHEMLDGLGMAETTPGPLIMVLQFVGFMAAYRDPGGLSPMLAATYGGLLATWVTFTPCFLWIFVGAPYIERLRGNTGLAGALSAITAAVVGVILNLSIWFALHTLFRETVPVHAFPLNFDMPVLRSVDVPALVLAIAAATAIFRFKLGMLTVLAGSCAAGVALRLAGVI; via the coding sequence ATGGACGTTCGCGCCGATCAAACGGGAGCTGATGCCGGTCACGGCATCAGCTTCAACGAAGCGTTTCGCGTCTGGCTTCGTGTCGCCTGCCTGAGCTTTGGCGGGCCCGCGGGCCAGATCGCGGTGATGCACCGCATCCTGGTCGAGGAGAAGAAATGGATCTCCGAGGGCAGGTTCCTGCACGCGCTGAACTACTGCATGCTGCTGCCGGGACCTGAGGCACAGCAGCTCGCGACCTATGTCGGCTGGCTGATGCATCGTACCGCCGGCGGGCTGATGGCGGGCGGACTGTTCATCCTGCCCGGCATCATCGCCATCATGGGCCTCAGCTACATCTATGCCGCCTTCGGCAATGTCAGCTTCGTCGAGGCGCTGTTCTTCGGGCTCAAGGCCGCCGTGCTCGCCATCGTCGTCGAGGCCGTGGTCCGCGTCGGCAAGCGCGCGCTGAAGAACCGCATCATGGTCGCGCTCGCGGCCGCGGCCTTCGTCGCGATCTTCTTCTTCGCGGTGCCCTTCCCGATCATCATCATCGCCGCCGGCCTCATCGGCTATGCCGGCGCCCGAAGCGGCCGACCGGAATTCGCGCCGGCCGGTCACGGTCATGGCGGCAGCGGCGCCGCGATCGACAGCATGCTCGGCGAGGCCGCGCCCGATCACATCCGCCCCAACACCGCGCGCACGATCCGCGTCGGTGCAGTATGGCTGGCGCTTTGGCTGGTGCCGGTTATCGCGCTGCTCGTCGCCTTCGGCCAGGCCAACGTGTTCAGCCAGATCGCGCTGTTCTTCTCGAAAATGGCGCTGGTGACGTTCGGCGGCGCCTACGCCGTGCTGGCCTATGTCGCCCAGCAGGCGGTCGAGCATTATCATTGGCTGAAGCCGCACGAGATGCTCGACGGTCTCGGCATGGCCGAGACCACCCCCGGCCCGCTGATCATGGTGCTGCAATTCGTGGGCTTCATGGCGGCCTATCGCGACCCGGGCGGACTGTCGCCGATGCTGGCGGCAACCTACGGCGGCCTGCTCGCGACCTGGGTCACCTTCACGCCCTGCTTCCTCTGGATCTTCGTCGGCGCGCCCTATATCGAGCGCCTGCGCGGCAACACCGGCCTTGCCGGCGCGCTCAGCGCGATCACCGCCGCCGTGGTCGGCGTGATTCTCAACCTCTCGATCTGGTTCGCGCTGCACACCCTGTTCCGCGAGACTGTGCCGGTGCATGCGTTTCCGCTGAACTTCGACATGCCGGTGCTGAGAAGCGTCGATGTGCCGGCGCTGGTGCTGGCGATTGCGGCGGCCACCGCGATCTTCCGCTTCAAGCTCGGCATGCTGACGGTGCTCGCGGGCAGCTGCGCGGCGGGCGTGGCGCTGCGGCTGGCTGGGGTGATCTGA
- a CDS encoding GMC family oxidoreductase — protein MYDVIVVGGGSAGAAVAARLSEDPARRVLLLEAGRDWRADEAPWEVRTPNPIPIIHKREYQEKWQWPDLLTRRVAGQEPRFYWRGKGLGGSSMMNGQIAIRGVADAFDEWAANGCTGWSAKEVMPLFSVIEDDLQFGDAEGHGRGGPLPVYRAPPETWGPIDRGLRDAALASGYPWCADVNGPDGEGVACYPINSRNLRRITTNEGYLEPARGRANLEIRGHALVDRVLISDGRATGVRVHIEGQGTHEISARQIVLCAGAIHSPAILLRSGIGPAEELKAMGIKVERDLPVGRHFFDHPLFRATIQLREEIRPTDADTRHTNCCVTYSSGLANGGKRDMILIAFNHRGIGVPGAIGAGLFNAYSRGTLKLASTDPAIDPVVEENMLADPSDMLRMMDAVKRLAVITSQPALSGIADWIRLADTDLTLPQAASLPDHELDAVLRRETGDIQHAAGSCRMSGVGDADGVVNPDGNVKGISSLRVADASIMPSDCRANTHFTTVVIGEAIARMMMR, from the coding sequence ATGTACGATGTCATTGTTGTCGGCGGCGGCTCTGCTGGCGCCGCGGTTGCCGCGCGGCTCTCCGAGGATCCGGCACGGCGCGTGCTGCTGCTAGAGGCGGGGCGCGACTGGCGCGCTGACGAGGCACCCTGGGAGGTGAGGACGCCGAATCCGATCCCGATCATCCACAAGCGCGAGTACCAGGAGAAATGGCAGTGGCCCGATCTGCTGACGCGCCGCGTCGCGGGGCAGGAGCCGCGCTTCTACTGGCGCGGCAAGGGGCTCGGCGGTTCGTCGATGATGAACGGCCAGATCGCGATCCGCGGTGTTGCCGATGCCTTCGACGAATGGGCGGCCAATGGCTGCACCGGCTGGTCGGCGAAAGAGGTGATGCCGCTGTTCTCGGTGATCGAGGACGATCTGCAGTTCGGTGACGCCGAGGGACACGGACGCGGCGGGCCGTTGCCGGTCTATCGCGCGCCGCCGGAGACATGGGGCCCGATCGACCGGGGCTTGCGCGATGCGGCGCTGGCGAGCGGCTATCCCTGGTGCGCCGACGTCAATGGTCCGGATGGCGAGGGCGTTGCGTGCTATCCCATCAACAGCCGCAACTTGCGCCGCATCACCACCAACGAGGGCTATCTCGAGCCGGCGCGCGGGCGCGCCAATCTGGAGATCCGCGGGCATGCGCTGGTCGATCGCGTGCTGATCAGCGACGGACGGGCGACCGGCGTCCGCGTTCATATCGAGGGGCAGGGCACCCACGAGATCAGCGCACGCCAGATCGTGCTGTGTGCCGGCGCCATCCACAGTCCGGCGATCCTGCTGCGCTCGGGCATCGGCCCGGCCGAGGAATTGAAGGCGATGGGGATTAAGGTCGAACGCGATCTGCCGGTCGGCCGCCATTTCTTCGACCATCCGCTGTTTCGTGCCACGATCCAGCTACGGGAGGAGATTCGTCCCACCGATGCAGATACGCGCCACACCAATTGCTGCGTGACCTATTCCTCGGGCCTCGCCAACGGCGGCAAGCGCGACATGATTCTGATTGCGTTCAATCATCGCGGCATCGGCGTGCCCGGCGCGATCGGCGCCGGGCTGTTCAACGCATATTCGCGTGGAACGCTCAAGCTGGCCTCGACCGATCCTGCAATCGATCCCGTCGTCGAGGAGAACATGCTGGCCGATCCCAGCGACATGCTGCGCATGATGGATGCGGTGAAACGCCTCGCCGTCATCACCTCGCAGCCGGCGCTGTCAGGCATTGCCGACTGGATCAGACTCGCCGACACGGATTTGACGCTGCCGCAGGCCGCCAGCCTGCCCGATCACGAGCTCGACGCCGTGCTGCGCCGTGAGACCGGCGACATCCAGCATGCTGCCGGCAGCTGCCGCATGAGCGGCGTGGGCGACGCGGATGGCGTGGTCAACCCCGACGGCAACGTGAAAGGAATCAGCAGCCTGCGCGTCGCCGATGCCTCGATCATGCCGTCCGATTGCCGCGCCAACACGCACTTCACCACGGTGGTGATCGGGGAAGCAATCGCGCGGATGATGATGCGGTAG
- a CDS encoding ABC transporter substrate-binding protein — MLKLKAFIPALFGLALVAAPAHAAGNLVAVLEAEIVTLDPHFSTAYISRTFGYMVFDTLFAKDSKGDIKPQMVQDWKVSPDGLTYTFTLRDGLKWHDGQPVTSADCVASLRRWGTRSALGRRIFAITTSLEPADAKTFVLTLKEPSGLVIDALGNPVSPVAFMMPERIAKTPGDERIAEIIGSGPFVYSKAEHRTGDRMILKKFGDYVPRPEPADFLAGGKRVNVDTLEIRVIPDGATAASALQAGEVDFMQYAPFDLLPQLEKNTRVKLVNFTGGNMFAGAYRLNAASKPFDDPEIRRVLWKLVDQREVLDALGLDAKYATPCATYFTCGTTYESKAGTEAAAKPSIEAAKAALKATKYAGEPVVVMQANDLEAPRVSAQVLAERLKAAGFNVDLQVMDWASVLARRAKKEGWSVYGVHAGGFDLGSPLTNVMVAFNCADFTGWQCDARITPLMEAFAKAPAEEDRKKIAGEIQAVMYDQAPGIPWGQFAQPAAYRATLRGLIPSAIPVFWNVEK; from the coding sequence ATGCTCAAACTGAAGGCTTTCATTCCGGCGCTGTTCGGCCTCGCGCTGGTGGCGGCGCCTGCGCATGCGGCGGGCAATCTCGTCGCGGTGCTCGAGGCGGAGATCGTCACGCTCGATCCGCATTTCTCCACGGCCTATATTTCGCGCACGTTCGGCTACATGGTGTTCGACACGCTGTTTGCGAAGGATTCCAAGGGCGACATCAAGCCGCAAATGGTGCAGGACTGGAAGGTCTCGCCCGACGGGTTGACCTATACGTTCACGCTGCGCGACGGCCTGAAATGGCATGACGGCCAGCCGGTCACATCAGCCGATTGCGTGGCCTCGCTGCGTCGCTGGGGCACGCGCAGCGCGCTCGGCCGCCGCATCTTCGCGATCACGACCTCGCTCGAGCCAGCTGATGCGAAGACCTTCGTGCTGACGCTGAAGGAGCCGTCCGGCCTTGTCATCGACGCACTCGGTAATCCCGTCAGCCCGGTCGCGTTCATGATGCCCGAGCGCATCGCGAAGACGCCGGGCGACGAGCGTATCGCCGAGATCATCGGCTCCGGACCGTTCGTCTACAGCAAGGCCGAGCACCGCACCGGCGACCGCATGATCCTGAAGAAGTTCGGCGACTATGTGCCGCGCCCCGAGCCCGCGGACTTCCTGGCCGGCGGCAAGCGCGTCAATGTCGACACGCTGGAGATCCGCGTCATTCCCGATGGTGCGACCGCCGCCTCTGCGCTGCAGGCCGGCGAAGTCGATTTCATGCAGTACGCGCCGTTCGATCTGTTGCCGCAGCTTGAGAAGAACACGCGCGTCAAGCTCGTCAACTTCACCGGCGGCAACATGTTCGCCGGTGCCTATCGTCTCAACGCCGCCTCGAAGCCGTTCGATGATCCAGAAATCCGCCGCGTGCTGTGGAAGCTGGTCGACCAGCGCGAAGTGCTGGATGCGCTCGGGCTCGACGCCAAGTACGCCACGCCTTGCGCGACCTACTTCACCTGCGGCACCACCTACGAGAGCAAGGCCGGCACGGAAGCGGCGGCCAAGCCCTCGATCGAAGCAGCGAAGGCTGCGCTGAAGGCGACCAAATATGCCGGCGAGCCCGTCGTCGTGATGCAGGCCAACGACCTCGAAGCCCCGCGCGTTTCGGCGCAGGTGCTCGCCGAGCGGCTGAAGGCTGCCGGCTTCAACGTCGATCTGCAAGTGATGGACTGGGCGAGCGTGCTGGCGCGCCGCGCCAAGAAGGAGGGCTGGAGCGTCTATGGCGTCCACGCCGGCGGCTTCGATCTGGGCTCGCCGCTGACCAATGTCATGGTCGCCTTCAACTGCGCCGACTTCACCGGCTGGCAATGCGATGCGCGCATCACCCCGCTGATGGAAGCCTTCGCCAAAGCGCCGGCCGAGGAGGACCGGAAGAAGATCGCGGGCGAGATCCAGGCCGTCATGTACGACCAGGCGCCCGGAATCCCGTGGGGGCAGTTCGCCCAGCCGGCCGCCTATCGCGCGACTTTGCGCGGTCTGATACCGTCCGCCATCCCGGTGTTCTGGAACGTTGAGAAGTAA